One region of Bombus affinis isolate iyBomAffi1 chromosome 5, iyBomAffi1.2, whole genome shotgun sequence genomic DNA includes:
- the LOC126916689 gene encoding mediator of DNA damage checkpoint protein 1 isoform X6, with translation MEDSLVPETPAANLQKTQQMIIPGTPDSSFDNSSTVGNVSVIPATQGKEERSVFRYPTLPPKTATNSTQKNNIQNTSIDAQDNSQNFDVEEKQNVGGSRISIYDMETQNSSFNFHDETDVDIDDIDTQKICISRSIKNLTKSVQEQKVDMHDIQTQAEASEEVTDIHDIETQHDINIQDMKISKKINTHNLKTRDNRDSEKLEATGIEKEGNLTNEVRSNVNDTVVQEDKGKESTSNPNNTDKDESQNKKLPGIEKSLQNRLEEIETSEDETSELEMSRNLLGPKELEDFIEDDDLSDEVKSKSPTLIKTSCVNNNSDVNNESTDNKNIFEAVTQVNKSDEDAFRSLSERKYTFQASLVSDDSDNEVVFQRYSYKDSQENKKSSNNRVSDSEDSITDEEGRFTEIAVKMKQAVEFSQLNRSREIKNSANSSKESDDLFDMLTQPVKRKDENSSPKSNEKPKDNKYESEVDSNNPTQAINKKEMKNNMEINDEIRTKELDDTPTQILSTNKSSLRETSCTISTGNNKKSDKEDITEIDDNTPNQIINTKKKPLDVSNNEPPSVLNVTDRCSIEDIDYEMACTQPINEIGKQKSVSSISNKKKNESNFEALARANLDDSVERNLKAMFADIKEERIEEQLEISTQVLEHVLESSDCENISPTQNHKSNMDSNLSTDKKTMKLSISNAIPTNSSTPKSISKNPLTSKSVSTDSSTLKSTIKDPSTSISLREKKSKTSNIAKMIQEETDISKNGKSKSNSKNIDDQASSTSIDCEQFQQTSKALQSDDEDILAGLPEVNISGTLSNPGSPISTSSEYRININHNWGRQTSVKIAPRKKEALRKSSRRTSSCRNVENTMSYHTISEPNSSTISESSSNSYTNNFDINKIPVCKHDEKGTSRKSKRLIKKTKNLCKSNESDSLVELKSVTSIHSQEKAKQSPPISNNRRTRNSSKENTDRSSVFQVEKEVLVEIAPAELPRKNVSNTSYFRKRSLSITDAIDSNTSKKRKNDVNEDKPISNSSRKKITIDDKDNSANVDKKNSSNSINGSNNRRMSNEASLDKQAIVKVQRISLSTPTGSISSTPTELVDESDNNCKIRQNRRTNVICDIQTSDSIVSSISSNENYRTTKNVGTRKNPSRKTTRKTELVADDISSQIGEESQEIEMIMNSALKKQNRNRNGSDTERKEDTDRNTSTKTKNTRKRGNTDINTDVDNTEISSTSSILSESDNAYFEVPTLRSKRAKVSKNISSIISTTVNESTKETKRNSKLSIRSTRSQQSIADSSLEESAEMLANQTTSNNSANKRNNFRKKQQKQTTEKTKNKRQKEDFIEETPTSETNSSIETTSVLSTPNRTRRSMSSSFATQSPFKIKHKILFTGISSNDYSKLLTKLGASQVEDPTKCTVLVTDKVRRTVKFLCALALPVPIVSVDWLINSEKVGHFIELENYILKDLAAEAKFRFKLGKSLEKAKEHKLLKGYTLVLTPNTAPPPLELKNIIISCGGKALLRPPPKLWPQQSVIISPKEDLADAKKFLAKAPKTVTVQSTEFILTGILRQELEFNEFKLI, from the exons ATGGAAGATTCTTTAGTACCAGAAACCCCAGCGGCAAATCTTCAAAAGACACAGCAAATGATCATTCCAGGAACACCTGACTCGTCATTT GATAATTCATCCACGGTGGGAAATGTCTCCGTAATTCCTGCCACTCAAGGTAAAGAGGAAAGGTCTGTATTTCGATATCCGACGTTGCCTCCGAAGACCGCCACTAACAGCACACAGAAAAATAACATTCAAAATACCTCTATCGACGCCCAAGATAACTCGCAAAACTTCGACGTAGAAGAAAAACAAAACGTAGGTGGATCAAGAATTAGTATATACGATATGGAAACGCAAAATTCCTCGTTTAATTTCCATGATGAAACGGACGTTGATATTGACGATATTGACACTCAAAAAATTTGCATTTCGCGCAGCATCAAAAACCTTACAAAATCTGTACAGGAACAAAAGGTTGACATGCACGATATACAAACGCAAGCAGAAGCATCAGAAGAAGTTACTGATATTCATGATATAGAAACGCAGCACGATATAAATATTCAGGATATGAAAATATCCAAGAAGATTAATACTCATAATTTAAAAACTCGAGATAATCGAGATAGTGAGAAACTTGAAGCAACAGGAATTGAAAAGGAAGGAAATTTAACGAATGAGGTGAGAAGTAATGTTAATGATACAGTGGTACAAGAAGATAAGGGTAAGGAAAGCACATCCAATCCTAATAACACTGATAAAGATGAAagtcaaaataaaaaattgccagGTATTGAGAAAAGTTTGCAAAACCGTCTAGAGGAAATTGAAACAAGCGAAGATGAAACTTCGGAACTTGAGATGAGTCGAAATTTGCTTGGTCCAAAAGAATTAGAAGATTTCATTGAGGATGACGATCTGTCTGATGAAGTAAAATCAAAATCACCGACTTTAATAAAAACTTCATGTGTAAACAACAATAGCGATGTAAACAATGAAAGCACTGATAATAAGAACATATTTGAAGCTGTGACACAGGTCAATAAAAGTGATGAAGATGCCTTTAGAAGCCTAAGTGAACGTAAATACACGTTTCAGGCTTCCTTAGTAAGTGATGACTCTGACAATGAGGTTGTGTTTCAGAGGTATTCGTACAAAGATAGTCaagaaaataaaaagtcttCAAACAATCGAGTTTCTGATAGCGAAGATTCAATTACGGATGAAGAAGGTCGTTTTACAGAAATAGCTGTGAAAATGAAACAGGCTGTAGAATTTTCGCAGCTTAATAGGAGTAGAGAAATAAAGAACAGTGCTAATTCAAGTAAAGAGTCTGATGATCTATTTGATATGCTTACTCAACCAGTAAAACGGAAGGATGAAAATTCATCGCCTAAATCTAATGAAAAACCAAAAGATAATAAGTATGAAAGTGAAGTAGATTCTAATAACCCAACGCAAGCAATTaacaagaaagaaatgaaaaataatatggAAATAAATGATGAAATACGAACAAAGGAACTCGATGATACACCAACTCAaattctttcaacaaataaatCTTCCTTAAGAGAGACTAGTTGTACTATTTCAACAGGAAACAATAAAAAATCTGATAAAGAAGATATTACTGAAATAGACGACAATACACCTAACCAGATAATTAACACTAAAAAGAAACCATTAGACGTGAGCAATAACGAACCTCCTTCGGTATTAAATGTTACAGATAGATGTAGTATTGAAGACATCGATTATGAAATGGCATGTACTCAACCAATTAATGAAATCGGAAAGCAAAAGTCTGTATCATCAATTTCTAATAAGAAAAAAAACGAGTCAAACTTTGAAGCATTGGCTAGAGCGAACTTAGATGATAGTGTAGAAAGAAATTTGAAAGCAATGTTTGCAGATATAAAGGAAGAACGTATAGAAGAACAATTAGAAATATCAACACAGGTTCTTGAACATGTGCTAGAATCGTCAGATTGTGAGAATATATCTCCCACACAAAATCATAAGTCTAACATGGACAGTAACTTATCAACAGATaagaaaacgatgaaattatcaATATCGAACGCTATACCTACTAATTCATCAACACCTAAATCCATATCTAAAAACCCACTAACTTCAAAATCTGTATCTACAGATTCATCAACACTTAAGTCTACAATTAAAGATCCATCAACATCAATATCATTAAGAGAAAAGAAATCAAAAACATCAAACATAGCTAAAATGATTCAAGAAGAAACTGATATATCTAAAAACGGTAAGAGTAAATCGAATTCAAAGAATATAGATGATCAAGCATCGAGTACATCAATCGATTGTGAGCAATTTCAACAAACCTCTAAAGCACTACAAAGCGACGATGAAGATATATTAGCTGGTTTACCTGAAGTTAACATTTCAGGTACTTTATCGAATCCAGGAAGTCCAATATCAACATCTTCTGAATATAGAATAAATATCAATCATAACTGGGGAAGACAAACATCTGTAAAAATTGCCccaagaaagaaagaagctTTACGAAAATCGTCGCGAAGAACGTCTAGTTGTAGAAACGTGGAAAACACTATGTCTTATCATACTATTAGCGAGCCAAATTCTAGTACTATTTCGGAAAGTTCTTCAAATTCATATACAAACAATTTCGATATTAATAAGATACCTGTTTGCAAACATGATGAAAAAGGGACAAGCAGAAAATCCAAAAGATTGATAAAAAAGACAAAGAATTTATGTAAATCTAATGAAAGCGATTCCTTGGTAGAATTAAAATCGGTAACCTCTATTCACTCGCAAGAAAAAGCGAAACAAAGTCCTCCTATTTCGAATAACAGAAGAACTCGTAATTCTAGCAAAGAGAATACTGATcgttcgtctgtttttcaggtGGAAAAGGAAGTACTGGTTGAAATAGCACCCGCTGAACTTCCGAGAAAAAATGTATCAAACACGTCATACTTTAGAAAAAGATCACTCAGCATAACAGATGCAATTGATAGTAATACTTCGAAAAAGCGCAAGAATGATGTTAATGAAGATAAGCCtattagtaatagtagtagAAAGAAGATTACAATAGATGATAAAGACAATTCCGCAAATGTTGATAAAAAGAATTCATCAAACAGTATAAATGGTTCTAACAATAGAAGAATGTCAAATGAAGCAAGTTTAGATAAACAAGCAATAGTAAAAGTCCAAAGAATTTCTCTGTCTACTCCAACAGGGTCGATATCAAGTACTCCAACTGAACTGGTGGATGAAAGCGATAACAATTGTAAAATCAGACAAAATCGACGTACAAATGTCATTTGTGACATTCAAACATCTGACAGTATTGTTTCAAGTATATCGAGTAACGAAAATTACAGAACTACCAAAAATGTAGGAACACGAAAAAATCCGAGTCGAAAGACAACAAGAAAGACTGAGCTTGTAGCGGACGACATTAGTTCTCAAATTGGTGAAGAATCCCAAGAGATAGAAATGATCATGAACAGTGCGCTCAAAAaacaaaatagaaatagaaatggCTCAGAtacagaaagaaaggaagatacGGATAGAAATACAAGTACCAAAACGAAAAATACTAGGAAACGTGGAAATACAGATATTAATACGGATGTAGATAACACGGAAATTAGCAGTACCTCTTCCATTTTATCCGAATCTGATAACGCATATTTTGAAGTGCCTACATTAAGGAGCAAACGAGCGAAGGTTtccaaaaatatttcaagtataATTAGTACTACGGTAAATGAATCTActaaagaaacaaaaagaaatagcAAACTATCGATTAGATCAACTCGAAGTCAGCAATCAATCGCGGATTCTTCCCTAGAAGAAAGCGCAGAAATGCTCGCAAATCAAACTACTTCGAATAACAGTGCGAATAAAAGGAATAATTTCAGAAAGAAACAGCAAAAACAGACGACAGAAAAGACTAAAAACAAGCGACAGAAAGAAGATTTCATAGAAGAGACGCCTACTTCAGAAACTAATTCCAGTATCGAAACTACATCAGTACTTTCAACTCCCAATAGAACACGTAGAAGCATGTCTTCTTCATTTGCAACACAATCACCATTCAAAATAAAGCATAAAATCTTATTTACGGGTATTTCAAGTAACGATTACAGTAAATTGTTAACAAAGTTGG GTGCCTCTCAAGTCGAGGATCCGACAAAGTGCACTGTACTGGTTACAGACAAAGTTCGAAGAACTGTTAAATTTTTATGTGCTTTAGCACTACCTGTACCAATAGTTTCAGTCGATTGGTTGATTAACAGTGAAAAAGTTGGTCATTTCAtagaattagaaaattacatATTGAAGGACCTTGCTGCTGAAGCTAAATTCCGCTTTAAATTAGGAAAGAGCTTAGAAAAAGCAAAAGAACATAAACTTTTAAAGGGATACACACTTGTCTTAACACCGAACACTGCGCCGCCACCACTAGAATTAAAAA ATATAATCATTTCATGCGGCGGTAAAGCCTTGCTTCGACCACCACCGAAGTTATGGCCTCAACAATCAGTGATTATCTCTCCCAAAGAGGACTTAGCAGATGCAAAGAAATTTCTGGCAAAAGCACCTAAAACTGTTACCGTTCAGTCGACAGAATTTATATTAACTGGCATTTTAAGACAAGAATTAGAATTTAATGAGTTTAAGTTAATATAA
- the LOC126916689 gene encoding mediator of DNA damage checkpoint protein 1 isoform X3 produces METRLRHVDASKSVAFLEKRGTAKQNPLSRRRKMDILATQIYEDYDSTPTQKISYSSQQSKIVIGVLCIDSKTFQIKGGITQIGRHPDCNVVLNNPTILRPNRCYELKNEDVLEFGTVRAIFKTCHSMEDSLVPETPAANLQKTQQMIIPGTPDSSFDNSSTVGNVSVIPATQGKEERSVFRYPTLPPKTATNSTQKNNIQNTSIDAQDNSQNFDVEEKQNVGGSRISIYDMETQNSSFNFHDETDVDIDDIDTQKICISRSIKNLTKSVQEQKVDMHDIQTQAEASEEVTDIHDIETQHDINIQDMKISKKINTHNLKTRDNRDSEKLEATGIEKEGNLTNEVRSNVNDTVVQEDKGKESTSNPNNTDKDESQNKKLPGIEKSLQNRLEEIETSEDETSELEMSRNLLGPKELEDFIEDDDLSDEVKSKSPTLIKTSCVNNNSDVNNESTDNKNIFEAVTQVNKSDEDAFRSLSERKYTFQASLVSDDSDNEVVFQRYSYKDSQENKKSSNNRVSDSEDSITDEEGRFTEIAVKMKQAVEFSQLNRSREIKNSANSSKESDDLFDMLTQPVKRKDENSSPKSNEKPKDNKYESEVDSNNPTQAINKKEMKNNMEINDEIRTKELDDTPTQILSTNKSSLRETSCTISTGNNKKSDKEDITEIDDNTPNQIINTKKKPLDVSNNEPPSVLNVTDRCSIEDIDYEMACTQPINEIGKQKSVSSISNKKKNESNFEALARANLDDSVERNLKAMFADIKEERIEEQLEISTQVLEHVLESSDCENISPTQNHKSNMDSNLSTDKKTMKLSISNAIPTNSSTPKSISKNPLTSKSVSTDSSTLKSTIKDPSTSISLREKKSKTSNIAKMIQEETDISKNGKSKSNSKNIDDQASSTSIDCEQFQQTSKALQSDDEDILAGLPEVNISGTLSNPGSPISTSSEYRININHNWGRQTSVKIAPRKKEALRKSSRRTSSCRNVENTMSYHTISEPNSSTISESSSNSYTNNFDINKIPVCKHDEKGTSRKSKRLIKKTKNLCKSNESDSLVELKSVTSIHSQEKAKQSPPISNNRRTRNSSKENTDRSSVFQVEKEVLVEIAPAELPRKNVSNTSYFRKRSLSITDAIDSNTSKKRKNDVNEDKPISNSSRKKITIDDKDNSANVDKKNSSNSINGSNNRRMSNEASLDKQAIVKVQRISLSTPTGSISSTPTELVDESDNNCKIRQNRRTNVICDIQTSDSIVSSISSNENYRTTKNVGTRKNPSRKTTRKTELVADDISSQIGEESQEIEMIMNSALKKQNRNRNGSDTERKEDTDRNTSTKTKNTRKRGNTDINTDVDNTEISSTSSILSESDNAYFEVPTLRSKRAKVSKNISSIISTTVNESTKETKRNSKLSIRSTRSQQSIADSSLEESAEMLANQTTSNNSANKRNNFRKKQQKQTTEKTKNKRQKEDFIEETPTSETNSSIETTSVLSTPNRTRRSMSSSFATQSPFKIKHKILFTGISSNDYSKLLTKLGASQVEDPTKCTVLVTDKVRRTVKFLCALALPVPIVSVDWLINSEKVGHFIELENYILKDLAAEAKFRFKLGKSLEKAKEHKLLKGYTLVLTPNTAPPPLELKNIIISCGGKALLRPPPKLWPQQSVIISPKEDLADAKKFLAKAPKTVTVQSTEFILTGILRQELEFNEFKLI; encoded by the exons ACAATTCTCAGGCCAAATCGATGCTACGAGTTGAAAAATGAAGACGTGCTGGAGTTTGGCACGGTCCGGGCAATTTTCAAAACCTGTCATTCGATGGAAGATTCTTTAGTACCAGAAACCCCAGCGGCAAATCTTCAAAAGACACAGCAAATGATCATTCCAGGAACACCTGACTCGTCATTT GATAATTCATCCACGGTGGGAAATGTCTCCGTAATTCCTGCCACTCAAGGTAAAGAGGAAAGGTCTGTATTTCGATATCCGACGTTGCCTCCGAAGACCGCCACTAACAGCACACAGAAAAATAACATTCAAAATACCTCTATCGACGCCCAAGATAACTCGCAAAACTTCGACGTAGAAGAAAAACAAAACGTAGGTGGATCAAGAATTAGTATATACGATATGGAAACGCAAAATTCCTCGTTTAATTTCCATGATGAAACGGACGTTGATATTGACGATATTGACACTCAAAAAATTTGCATTTCGCGCAGCATCAAAAACCTTACAAAATCTGTACAGGAACAAAAGGTTGACATGCACGATATACAAACGCAAGCAGAAGCATCAGAAGAAGTTACTGATATTCATGATATAGAAACGCAGCACGATATAAATATTCAGGATATGAAAATATCCAAGAAGATTAATACTCATAATTTAAAAACTCGAGATAATCGAGATAGTGAGAAACTTGAAGCAACAGGAATTGAAAAGGAAGGAAATTTAACGAATGAGGTGAGAAGTAATGTTAATGATACAGTGGTACAAGAAGATAAGGGTAAGGAAAGCACATCCAATCCTAATAACACTGATAAAGATGAAagtcaaaataaaaaattgccagGTATTGAGAAAAGTTTGCAAAACCGTCTAGAGGAAATTGAAACAAGCGAAGATGAAACTTCGGAACTTGAGATGAGTCGAAATTTGCTTGGTCCAAAAGAATTAGAAGATTTCATTGAGGATGACGATCTGTCTGATGAAGTAAAATCAAAATCACCGACTTTAATAAAAACTTCATGTGTAAACAACAATAGCGATGTAAACAATGAAAGCACTGATAATAAGAACATATTTGAAGCTGTGACACAGGTCAATAAAAGTGATGAAGATGCCTTTAGAAGCCTAAGTGAACGTAAATACACGTTTCAGGCTTCCTTAGTAAGTGATGACTCTGACAATGAGGTTGTGTTTCAGAGGTATTCGTACAAAGATAGTCaagaaaataaaaagtcttCAAACAATCGAGTTTCTGATAGCGAAGATTCAATTACGGATGAAGAAGGTCGTTTTACAGAAATAGCTGTGAAAATGAAACAGGCTGTAGAATTTTCGCAGCTTAATAGGAGTAGAGAAATAAAGAACAGTGCTAATTCAAGTAAAGAGTCTGATGATCTATTTGATATGCTTACTCAACCAGTAAAACGGAAGGATGAAAATTCATCGCCTAAATCTAATGAAAAACCAAAAGATAATAAGTATGAAAGTGAAGTAGATTCTAATAACCCAACGCAAGCAATTaacaagaaagaaatgaaaaataatatggAAATAAATGATGAAATACGAACAAAGGAACTCGATGATACACCAACTCAaattctttcaacaaataaatCTTCCTTAAGAGAGACTAGTTGTACTATTTCAACAGGAAACAATAAAAAATCTGATAAAGAAGATATTACTGAAATAGACGACAATACACCTAACCAGATAATTAACACTAAAAAGAAACCATTAGACGTGAGCAATAACGAACCTCCTTCGGTATTAAATGTTACAGATAGATGTAGTATTGAAGACATCGATTATGAAATGGCATGTACTCAACCAATTAATGAAATCGGAAAGCAAAAGTCTGTATCATCAATTTCTAATAAGAAAAAAAACGAGTCAAACTTTGAAGCATTGGCTAGAGCGAACTTAGATGATAGTGTAGAAAGAAATTTGAAAGCAATGTTTGCAGATATAAAGGAAGAACGTATAGAAGAACAATTAGAAATATCAACACAGGTTCTTGAACATGTGCTAGAATCGTCAGATTGTGAGAATATATCTCCCACACAAAATCATAAGTCTAACATGGACAGTAACTTATCAACAGATaagaaaacgatgaaattatcaATATCGAACGCTATACCTACTAATTCATCAACACCTAAATCCATATCTAAAAACCCACTAACTTCAAAATCTGTATCTACAGATTCATCAACACTTAAGTCTACAATTAAAGATCCATCAACATCAATATCATTAAGAGAAAAGAAATCAAAAACATCAAACATAGCTAAAATGATTCAAGAAGAAACTGATATATCTAAAAACGGTAAGAGTAAATCGAATTCAAAGAATATAGATGATCAAGCATCGAGTACATCAATCGATTGTGAGCAATTTCAACAAACCTCTAAAGCACTACAAAGCGACGATGAAGATATATTAGCTGGTTTACCTGAAGTTAACATTTCAGGTACTTTATCGAATCCAGGAAGTCCAATATCAACATCTTCTGAATATAGAATAAATATCAATCATAACTGGGGAAGACAAACATCTGTAAAAATTGCCccaagaaagaaagaagctTTACGAAAATCGTCGCGAAGAACGTCTAGTTGTAGAAACGTGGAAAACACTATGTCTTATCATACTATTAGCGAGCCAAATTCTAGTACTATTTCGGAAAGTTCTTCAAATTCATATACAAACAATTTCGATATTAATAAGATACCTGTTTGCAAACATGATGAAAAAGGGACAAGCAGAAAATCCAAAAGATTGATAAAAAAGACAAAGAATTTATGTAAATCTAATGAAAGCGATTCCTTGGTAGAATTAAAATCGGTAACCTCTATTCACTCGCAAGAAAAAGCGAAACAAAGTCCTCCTATTTCGAATAACAGAAGAACTCGTAATTCTAGCAAAGAGAATACTGATcgttcgtctgtttttcaggtGGAAAAGGAAGTACTGGTTGAAATAGCACCCGCTGAACTTCCGAGAAAAAATGTATCAAACACGTCATACTTTAGAAAAAGATCACTCAGCATAACAGATGCAATTGATAGTAATACTTCGAAAAAGCGCAAGAATGATGTTAATGAAGATAAGCCtattagtaatagtagtagAAAGAAGATTACAATAGATGATAAAGACAATTCCGCAAATGTTGATAAAAAGAATTCATCAAACAGTATAAATGGTTCTAACAATAGAAGAATGTCAAATGAAGCAAGTTTAGATAAACAAGCAATAGTAAAAGTCCAAAGAATTTCTCTGTCTACTCCAACAGGGTCGATATCAAGTACTCCAACTGAACTGGTGGATGAAAGCGATAACAATTGTAAAATCAGACAAAATCGACGTACAAATGTCATTTGTGACATTCAAACATCTGACAGTATTGTTTCAAGTATATCGAGTAACGAAAATTACAGAACTACCAAAAATGTAGGAACACGAAAAAATCCGAGTCGAAAGACAACAAGAAAGACTGAGCTTGTAGCGGACGACATTAGTTCTCAAATTGGTGAAGAATCCCAAGAGATAGAAATGATCATGAACAGTGCGCTCAAAAaacaaaatagaaatagaaatggCTCAGAtacagaaagaaaggaagatacGGATAGAAATACAAGTACCAAAACGAAAAATACTAGGAAACGTGGAAATACAGATATTAATACGGATGTAGATAACACGGAAATTAGCAGTACCTCTTCCATTTTATCCGAATCTGATAACGCATATTTTGAAGTGCCTACATTAAGGAGCAAACGAGCGAAGGTTtccaaaaatatttcaagtataATTAGTACTACGGTAAATGAATCTActaaagaaacaaaaagaaatagcAAACTATCGATTAGATCAACTCGAAGTCAGCAATCAATCGCGGATTCTTCCCTAGAAGAAAGCGCAGAAATGCTCGCAAATCAAACTACTTCGAATAACAGTGCGAATAAAAGGAATAATTTCAGAAAGAAACAGCAAAAACAGACGACAGAAAAGACTAAAAACAAGCGACAGAAAGAAGATTTCATAGAAGAGACGCCTACTTCAGAAACTAATTCCAGTATCGAAACTACATCAGTACTTTCAACTCCCAATAGAACACGTAGAAGCATGTCTTCTTCATTTGCAACACAATCACCATTCAAAATAAAGCATAAAATCTTATTTACGGGTATTTCAAGTAACGATTACAGTAAATTGTTAACAAAGTTGG GTGCCTCTCAAGTCGAGGATCCGACAAAGTGCACTGTACTGGTTACAGACAAAGTTCGAAGAACTGTTAAATTTTTATGTGCTTTAGCACTACCTGTACCAATAGTTTCAGTCGATTGGTTGATTAACAGTGAAAAAGTTGGTCATTTCAtagaattagaaaattacatATTGAAGGACCTTGCTGCTGAAGCTAAATTCCGCTTTAAATTAGGAAAGAGCTTAGAAAAAGCAAAAGAACATAAACTTTTAAAGGGATACACACTTGTCTTAACACCGAACACTGCGCCGCCACCACTAGAATTAAAAA ATATAATCATTTCATGCGGCGGTAAAGCCTTGCTTCGACCACCACCGAAGTTATGGCCTCAACAATCAGTGATTATCTCTCCCAAAGAGGACTTAGCAGATGCAAAGAAATTTCTGGCAAAAGCACCTAAAACTGTTACCGTTCAGTCGACAGAATTTATATTAACTGGCATTTTAAGACAAGAATTAGAATTTAATGAGTTTAAGTTAATATAA